Proteins found in one Campylobacter concisus genomic segment:
- a CDS encoding M20 family metallo-hydrolase has product MINFKRFEANFNAISRFGALKGGGLTRLAFSKEDLEARNFLINLIEENGFKLKIDNVGNIFAIYDDGCESDEKPVCVGSHIDSVPNGGFYDGTLGVMAGLEALTSIKEAGIKLKRPLWLINFCCEESSRFKTATIGSKIISGKLGLQRLHELKDEDGISLFEAMSKFGLEPQNLNDSILKEHSLHSYLELHIEQGPVLERSGISVGVVSGIAAPIRFEIIIHGKADHSGATPMNMRSDALLAASHIIITANKFAKNKKTAVATVGYAHAKPGVLNVVPGEARLGVDLRDIDKVSLEELNLELRNFIKELSGELKFSYEIRELSSDEPVKLSEHAINLLSEEAAKLGIKTLTLPSGAGHDAMNLTKLASSVGMLFIPCIGGISHNIAEAINFDDAFKATQILTNALIKLSNE; this is encoded by the coding sequence ATGATAAATTTTAAAAGATTTGAGGCGAATTTTAATGCTATAAGCAGATTTGGAGCATTAAAAGGTGGAGGGCTAACAAGGCTTGCATTTAGCAAAGAAGACTTGGAAGCTAGAAATTTTCTTATAAATTTAATAGAAGAAAATGGCTTTAAACTTAAAATTGACAATGTTGGCAATATCTTTGCCATATATGATGATGGCTGTGAGTCAGACGAGAAGCCAGTTTGTGTGGGCTCTCACATAGACAGTGTGCCAAATGGTGGCTTTTATGATGGCACGCTTGGTGTCATGGCAGGACTTGAAGCTTTAACCTCGATAAAAGAAGCTGGCATTAAACTAAAGCGTCCGCTTTGGTTAATTAACTTTTGCTGTGAAGAGTCAAGTAGGTTTAAGACAGCGACCATTGGCAGCAAGATAATAAGCGGCAAACTTGGTTTACAAAGGCTTCATGAGCTAAAAGACGAAGATGGTATCTCGCTCTTTGAAGCGATGAGTAAATTTGGACTTGAGCCACAAAATTTAAATGATTCTATTTTAAAAGAACACTCACTTCATTCATATTTAGAACTTCACATTGAACAAGGCCCAGTGCTTGAGCGAAGCGGCATAAGCGTTGGCGTAGTAAGTGGTATCGCCGCTCCTATTAGATTTGAAATTATTATTCATGGTAAGGCAGATCACAGCGGTGCAACTCCAATGAATATGCGTAGTGACGCGCTGCTAGCTGCTTCACACATCATAATCACTGCCAATAAATTTGCTAAAAATAAAAAAACAGCTGTGGCTACTGTTGGTTACGCACATGCAAAGCCAGGCGTTTTAAACGTCGTGCCAGGCGAGGCAAGGCTTGGAGTTGATCTAAGAGATATTGATAAGGTAAGCTTAGAAGAGCTAAATTTAGAGCTTAGAAATTTTATAAAAGAGCTAAGCGGTGAGCTAAAATTTAGTTATGAGATAAGAGAACTAAGTAGTGATGAGCCAGTAAAACTTAGTGAGCATGCTATAAATTTACTAAGTGAAGAGGCTGCTAAACTTGGCATAAAAACGCTTACTTTGCCAAGTGGAGCTGGACACGATGCGATGAATCTAACAAAACTTGCAAGTAGCGTTGGCATGCTTTTTATACCTTGCATTGGTGGCATCAGTCACAATATAGCAGAAGCTATAAATTTTGATGATGCTTTCAAAGCTACACAAATTTTAACAAATGCACTAATTAAACTATCAAATGAATAA
- a CDS encoding amidohydrolase produces the protein MDKIANLALSLKDELIKDRRYFHSHPETGWFTFFTTAVLAKRLSDLGYEISLGDKVVKADARLGLGSKEQCEKAIERAKKLLSPEEAKYLPYMKDGLTGLTAFIDTKRPGKFTAFRFDIDSVDVTESDEPTHRPYKEGFGADIAGITHACGHDGHMSIGLGVAKLIAENLDEFNGKFKFIFQTAEEGTRGAVAMEAAGVLDGIEYLLGGHIGFQAKTNGGIICGTNKLLATSKFDVHITGRSAHAAGAPQDGANALLAASQMALSMHGITRHAKGVTRINVGVLKAGEGRNVIAPNGYIACETRGEDTNLNDFMYERCMDIVKGVSQIYGVESKVVMTGGTSGADSDKEVTEIFYEAAKESPFIDDDKIVKELDFGACEDFAHFMRALQDRGAKSGYMMIGTNLKAGHHNCKFDFDEECLVAGVDVYLRSAYKLNGVKK, from the coding sequence ATGGATAAGATAGCAAATTTGGCTCTTTCTTTAAAAGACGAGCTGATCAAGGATCGCAGGTATTTTCACTCGCATCCAGAGACTGGCTGGTTTACATTTTTTACAACCGCCGTACTAGCAAAGAGGCTTAGTGATCTTGGTTATGAAATAAGCCTTGGTGACAAAGTCGTTAAAGCTGATGCAAGACTTGGCCTTGGCTCAAAAGAGCAATGCGAAAAAGCAATAGAAAGAGCCAAAAAGCTCCTAAGCCCTGAAGAGGCAAAATACCTTCCTTATATGAAAGATGGCTTAACAGGCCTAACTGCCTTTATAGATACGAAAAGGCCTGGTAAATTTACAGCATTTAGATTTGACATTGATAGTGTTGATGTGACAGAGAGCGACGAGCCTACTCACAGACCTTACAAAGAGGGCTTTGGTGCAGATATCGCTGGTATCACGCATGCTTGTGGGCATGATGGTCACATGTCAATAGGTCTTGGTGTGGCAAAACTTATAGCTGAAAATTTAGATGAGTTTAACGGCAAATTTAAATTTATCTTCCAAACGGCAGAAGAGGGCACAAGAGGAGCTGTAGCTATGGAAGCTGCTGGTGTGCTTGATGGTATAGAGTACCTACTTGGCGGACATATCGGCTTTCAAGCAAAAACTAACGGCGGCATCATCTGCGGAACAAATAAGCTACTTGCAACTTCAAAATTTGACGTACATATCACCGGTCGTTCAGCTCATGCAGCAGGTGCACCTCAAGACGGCGCAAACGCTCTTTTGGCCGCATCTCAAATGGCACTAAGCATGCATGGCATCACAAGACATGCAAAGGGTGTGACTAGGATAAACGTAGGCGTTTTAAAAGCAGGTGAAGGCAGAAACGTCATCGCGCCAAATGGCTATATAGCTTGCGAAACAAGGGGTGAAGATACAAATTTAAATGATTTTATGTATGAAAGATGCATGGATATCGTTAAAGGCGTTAGCCAAATTTACGGAGTAGAGAGTAAGGTCGTAATGACTGGTGGCACAAGCGGAGCCGATAGCGACAAAGAAGTAACTGAAATTTTCTATGAAGCAGCAAAAGAGAGTCCATTTATAGATGACGATAAGATCGTAAAAGAGCTTGATTTTGGTGCTTGTGAAGATTTTGCTCATTTTATGAGAGCCTTGCAAGATAGGGGCGCAAAGAGCGGATATATGATGATAGGAACAAATTTAAAAGCAGGCCATCACAACTGCAAATTTGACTTTGATGAGGAGTGCTTGGTGGCTGGGGTTGATGTCTATCTAAGATCTGCTTACAAACTAAATGGAGTGAAAAAATGA
- the pepE gene encoding dipeptidase PepE: MKNALLISASSYQDTGYLRHCKNWVKEFLGECGKEEILFIPYAGVRRTNDEYEQKVIDRLKNSNIKSIHHYEDKISAIKNARSIAVGGGNTFMLLYTLYKLNLIEPIKEAVANGAKYFGWSAGANIAGKTMMTTNDMPIIMPKSFDSLNIFPYQINPHFISGKLAGHNGESREERLEEFLIANPKETIYALPEGTALLIADNEAEVIGHSEILKFEYQKEIEKIEVGTKFKI; encoded by the coding sequence ATGAAAAATGCTTTACTAATCAGCGCTTCAAGCTATCAAGATACTGGCTATTTAAGGCACTGCAAAAACTGGGTTAAGGAATTTTTAGGTGAATGCGGCAAGGAAGAAATTTTATTTATCCCTTACGCTGGAGTTAGGCGAACAAATGACGAGTATGAGCAAAAAGTAATTGATAGATTAAAAAATAGCAATATAAAATCAATCCATCACTACGAAGATAAAATTTCTGCTATCAAAAATGCTAGAAGTATCGCAGTTGGCGGAGGAAATACCTTTATGCTTCTTTACACGCTTTATAAGCTAAATTTGATTGAGCCTATAAAAGAAGCTGTGGCAAATGGCGCAAAATACTTTGGTTGGTCGGCTGGCGCAAATATCGCCGGTAAGACGATGATGACGACAAATGATATGCCTATCATCATGCCAAAGTCCTTTGATAGCTTAAATATCTTCCCATATCAGATCAATCCGCACTTCATAAGTGGCAAGCTAGCAGGTCATAACGGTGAGAGCAGGGAGGAGAGATTGGAGGAATTTTTAATAGCTAATCCAAAAGAGACCATTTACGCACTGCCTGAGGGCACGGCTCTGCTTATAGCGGACAACGAGGCTGAGGTCATAGGACATAGTGAAATTTTAAAATTTGAGTATCAAAAAGAGATAGAAAAAATAGAAGTTGGAACTAAATTTAAAATCTAA
- the dcuC gene encoding C4-dicarboxylate transporter DcuC, which yields METFKLIAAILGIAAVVALLVLKKETRTVLIGVGLVLCIIALKPMGALSAFTDYMTKAGLIKAICASMGFAFVMKYTMCDKHLVALLTKPLKNVGFILIPATTVLTYFINIAIPSAAGCSAAVGATLIPLLMASGIRPAMAGAAVFAGTFGGVLSPGSAHNVYVADLVKKTVEGYTVQDVIKVQIPSAFTALVIVVIALVIVAILLKDYQKNTNFTLESSAASEEKPLFKVNFIYAIMPLVPLVILVIGGTSLAKDYSFLAWTKMGVAEAMILGAIIAIFATLTNPQKITKEFFNGMGHAYADVMGIIIAAGVFVAGLKACGAVDVVIAWLKTDQSYVKFGGTFVPFIMGIVTGSGDAATFAFNEAVTTNAAALGFEQDKLGMAAAIAGALGRSASPIAGAAIVCAGIAMVSPVEIAKRTFLGMFVSVVAIAFFVI from the coding sequence ATGGAAACATTTAAGCTAATTGCTGCCATTCTTGGCATCGCGGCTGTTGTAGCACTTCTAGTCTTAAAAAAGGAGACAAGAACGGTGCTAATAGGTGTTGGTTTGGTGCTTTGTATAATCGCACTAAAACCGATGGGGGCACTAAGCGCTTTTACTGACTATATGACTAAAGCAGGGCTTATAAAAGCGATTTGTGCGAGTATGGGCTTTGCTTTTGTTATGAAATATACAATGTGCGATAAGCACCTTGTTGCGCTTCTTACAAAGCCACTTAAAAATGTAGGCTTTATCTTGATCCCCGCAACAACCGTGCTAACTTATTTTATAAATATCGCTATCCCTTCAGCTGCAGGATGCTCCGCTGCTGTTGGTGCGACACTTATACCGCTCCTTATGGCCTCAGGTATCCGCCCAGCTATGGCTGGTGCTGCTGTTTTTGCAGGGACATTTGGTGGAGTCTTAAGCCCAGGATCGGCTCACAACGTCTATGTAGCTGATCTTGTTAAAAAAACGGTTGAGGGCTACACAGTTCAAGATGTTATAAAAGTACAAATTCCAAGTGCATTTACTGCTCTTGTTATCGTAGTGATCGCGTTAGTTATTGTTGCGATACTGCTTAAAGACTATCAAAAAAATACAAATTTCACTCTTGAAAGTAGTGCTGCTAGCGAAGAGAAGCCACTATTTAAAGTAAATTTCATCTACGCTATTATGCCTCTAGTTCCACTTGTTATCTTGGTTATTGGCGGAACAAGCCTTGCAAAAGATTATAGCTTTCTTGCGTGGACAAAGATGGGCGTTGCTGAGGCGATGATACTAGGTGCCATCATAGCTATCTTTGCTACACTTACAAATCCGCAAAAGATCACAAAAGAATTTTTTAACGGAATGGGCCACGCTTATGCCGATGTTATGGGTATCATAATCGCAGCTGGTGTCTTTGTCGCTGGTTTAAAGGCATGTGGAGCCGTTGATGTGGTCATCGCATGGCTAAAAACAGATCAAAGTTACGTTAAATTTGGCGGAACATTTGTGCCATTTATCATGGGTATAGTTACAGGTTCAGGTGATGCTGCTACATTTGCATTTAATGAAGCCGTCACAACAAACGCCGCTGCGCTTGGCTTTGAACAAGATAAGCTTGGTATGGCAGCAGCTATTGCTGGTGCTTTAGGTAGATCAGCTTCCCCGATTGCCGGTGCTGCTATCGTTTGTGCAGGTATTGCGATGGTTAGTCCAGTTGAAATCGCTAAAAGAACATTTTTAGGTATGTTTGTCTCTGTTGTAGCGATTGCATTTTTTGTCATCTAA
- the pepT gene encoding peptidase T: protein MDIVERFLNYTKFNTTTNKENGLKGVMPSNPTEYELARFLKDELSSLGIKDIILQDNAILIAKIPANCENAPSIAFFGHLDTSSEQKNDTKAKIVKYTGGDICLNEEQGIYLKFSDNPELKKYVGDDIVVTDGTSLLGADDKAAIASIVNMASYFMQNSEIKHGKIVICFVPDEEQGLLGAKALDVNLLGADFGYCLDCCEIGELIYENWNAADCTMVFKGVSAHPMNAKGKLVNSLLLAHKFISLLPGGEVPECTEGKEGYFWVKELSGNSAKTTLKIDIREFDEGKFQKRLEFLSDMANSFNKIYGECCEITLKTRYENVFKFLKDESSLPIKLAKDAFNELNITPNIKPMRGGYDGAVISVKGVPTLNLFTGANNFHSIYEYLPVSSLKAASEVIKKIVINAAK from the coding sequence ATGGATATCGTAGAGAGATTTTTAAACTATACAAAATTTAACACCACAACAAATAAAGAGAATGGATTAAAAGGCGTCATGCCTTCTAATCCAACCGAGTATGAGCTGGCTCGTTTTTTAAAAGATGAGCTCAGCTCGCTAGGTATAAAAGATATCATTTTGCAAGACAATGCTATCTTGATAGCAAAAATTCCTGCAAATTGCGAAAATGCTCCAAGTATCGCCTTTTTTGGGCATTTAGATACAAGTAGTGAGCAAAAAAATGATACTAAAGCCAAGATAGTAAAATACACAGGTGGCGACATCTGCCTAAACGAAGAACAGGGAATTTATCTAAAATTTAGCGACAATCCAGAGCTTAAAAAATACGTTGGTGACGACATAGTCGTGACTGATGGCACTAGCTTGCTTGGGGCTGATGATAAGGCGGCGATCGCAAGTATCGTAAATATGGCTAGCTATTTTATGCAAAATTCTGAGATTAAGCACGGCAAGATCGTGATCTGCTTCGTGCCAGATGAAGAGCAGGGCTTGCTTGGTGCAAAAGCACTTGATGTAAATTTGCTGGGAGCTGATTTTGGCTACTGCCTAGACTGCTGCGAGATAGGCGAGCTAATATATGAAAACTGGAACGCGGCTGACTGCACGATGGTCTTTAAAGGCGTTTCGGCTCATCCGATGAATGCAAAGGGCAAGCTTGTAAATTCGCTACTTCTTGCGCATAAATTTATCTCGCTTTTGCCAGGCGGCGAAGTGCCAGAGTGCACCGAGGGCAAAGAGGGCTATTTCTGGGTGAAAGAGCTTAGCGGAAACAGCGCAAAAACGACGCTTAAGATCGACATTAGAGAATTTGACGAGGGGAAATTTCAAAAAAGGCTTGAGTTTTTAAGCGATATGGCAAATTCTTTTAATAAAATTTATGGTGAGTGCTGTGAGATTACGCTAAAAACACGCTATGAAAACGTCTTTAAATTTTTAAAAGATGAAAGCTCACTTCCGATAAAACTAGCAAAAGATGCCTTTAACGAGCTAAATATCACGCCAAATATAAAGCCGATGCGAGGCGGATATGACGGCGCTGTGATATCTGTAAAAGGTGTACCAACGCTAAATTTATTCACAGGGGCAAACAACTTTCACTCTATTTACGAGTATTTGCCAGTTAGCAGTCTAAAAGCCGCGAGCGAAGTCATTAAAAAAATCGTAATTAACGCTGCTAAATAA
- a CDS encoding argininosuccinate synthase domain-containing protein: MKALALFSGGLDSMLSMKLISDQNIEVVALYMDTGFGVDEEKHEILRRRAALAGASLKVVDMRNEYLRDVLFNPKYGYGKQFNPCIDCHGYMFKTALNMLKSENANFIITGEVVGQRPMSQRRDALFQVKRLADDEDDLVLRPMCAKLLPPTKPEREGWVDREKLLDISGRDRKPQLALAKKFGFEDFATPGGGCLLTIESFAVKIKDYLKFDKEMRDIDVTWLKLGRHLRLPDGAKMIIGRDESDNNALLAHPNDKFDQVNFKESDDIVGAVSFISKNASKADKELAARLALAYTKASRENKFEVSIDSEKFSITPEDKSLAQNYFVK, encoded by the coding sequence ATGAAGGCTTTAGCTTTATTTAGCGGAGGGCTTGATAGCATGCTCTCAATGAAATTAATAAGCGATCAAAATATCGAAGTGGTCGCACTTTATATGGATACTGGATTTGGCGTAGACGAAGAAAAACATGAAATTTTAAGACGCCGTGCAGCTTTGGCTGGAGCTAGCTTAAAAGTGGTTGATATGAGAAACGAGTATCTTCGTGATGTGCTTTTTAACCCAAAATACGGCTACGGCAAGCAGTTTAACCCTTGCATCGACTGCCACGGATATATGTTTAAAACAGCTCTAAATATGCTAAAAAGTGAAAATGCAAATTTCATCATCACTGGCGAAGTCGTGGGTCAAAGGCCGATGAGTCAGCGCAGAGACGCACTCTTTCAGGTTAAGCGTCTAGCTGATGATGAGGACGATCTTGTGCTTCGTCCGATGTGCGCTAAGCTCTTGCCGCCAACTAAACCAGAGCGCGAGGGCTGGGTCGATAGAGAGAAGCTACTTGACATAAGCGGACGCGATAGAAAGCCGCAACTTGCTTTGGCGAAGAAATTTGGCTTTGAGGACTTTGCAACGCCTGGAGGTGGGTGTTTGCTAACGATCGAGAGCTTTGCAGTAAAGATAAAAGACTACTTGAAATTTGACAAAGAGATGCGAGATATCGATGTAACGTGGCTAAAGCTTGGTAGGCATCTGCGCTTGCCAGATGGTGCTAAAATGATAATAGGACGTGACGAGAGCGATAATAACGCACTTTTGGCTCATCCAAATGATAAATTTGACCAAGTAAATTTTAAAGAGAGCGATGACATCGTGGGAGCTGTTAGTTTTATAAGTAAAAATGCTAGTAAAGCTGATAAAGAGTTAGCTGCAAGGCTCGCATTGGCTTATACAAAAGCAAGCAGAGAAAATAAATTTGAAGTTAGCATCGATAGCGAGAAATTTAGTATCACACCTGAGGATAAATCTCTAGCTCAAAATTATTTCGTGAAATAG
- the mobC gene encoding plasmid mobilization relaxosome protein MobC: MPKNIKDKVLSTRITSQQNSKLSDMARELKISKSEIISYLIDNGTVNSESIKKKELYPTIITYFARPFNNINQIAKRLNIAYKTSGNIALEVILRAQEDLYKIQSVLTEILSLIRSSYDS; the protein is encoded by the coding sequence ATGCCAAAAAATATCAAGGATAAAGTGCTCTCCACAAGGATCACTTCTCAGCAAAATAGCAAATTATCTGATATGGCTAGAGAACTAAAAATATCAAAATCAGAAATCATTTCCTATCTTATAGATAATGGCACTGTAAATTCTGAATCCATAAAAAAGAAAGAGCTATATCCAACAATCATTACATATTTTGCTAGACCTTTTAATAACATCAATCAAATAGCAAAGAGACTAAATATAGCTTATAAGACTAGTGGTAATATAGCTTTAGAAGTGATACTGCGAGCACAAGAAGATTTGTACAAAATTCAATCAGTCCTAACTGAAATTTTAAGCCTAATAAGGAGTAGCTATGATAGTTAA
- a CDS encoding aminotransferase produces MIVKISKGEKGVADYLKTGKKRDSKLTRDEKDDRLPLAGNLDLIEMSERHQSKKKNKKYNYYHISLSFTSEEWSRLYESGNIDDLIMDFLKLTFPNHDIDELLFYAEAHLPIIKEEPYIPRPEGALENRVLNKKHKNGKPLKREPHIHLIVSFENMKFTHSVKTGGAIYAKGAAKQQVKAIMAKSVEKFKRVVNDILSNKYGLNNIEPLGMDEDKLEKQYESFKSAAQKVKKGKEKDTQMKIETDVVIEPKDSTKEQNISVEELLADARNSTADYLLRMIEEDESFKKDYYDRAKRLNKVDIREFLPMINAKFNITAKPEVVNDKYKVRVDGFKGTYNLTDLMCKIVYNGRKGVLFHVVNELEQMLIELQANKNEPKITLSVSSDFNTPNKDPKTQVLNSWETIQIEPYNLKSILKNYSAISVAGFKNKNEEAGNIDSITPTLIYDIDNSKFTANDAQNLLQSKGIKGFIYPTTYQTPGTKVEKFKLIIPTTKAPSLNEYDEYIKEITIELGLYNIVNNQSLYPSKFHYTPVPGSELVSISGKTFDNTRAIEDASLKTDINNMDIRAIYEDLQNQRKYELSHEPKDTNLRIKRASYQAISSKISIKELIEYFDESAVLKEYKNHQILSGKSGRYLYLPEENTAYSFNQNRHYTPYIYIRDKFYEAARKIKTRFYDDDLIKKLGITQNECGGFVKGIDGHLDINRYYLVFISRMENFKKYLSDIVQINYQGLIYNIKTYMKDWQDMQGFNKLKERYKTDKIYLTEDHISFGSLKITKQELYNQGLDKDFGVEQSKQQSNEIESKEQNVKLGYDGLGK; encoded by the coding sequence ATGATAGTTAAGATCTCAAAGGGAGAAAAAGGCGTAGCTGATTATTTAAAAACTGGCAAGAAAAGAGATTCAAAGCTAACTAGAGATGAAAAAGATGATAGATTGCCACTGGCTGGAAATTTAGATCTTATCGAGATGTCTGAAAGGCACCAGAGCAAGAAAAAGAATAAGAAATATAACTACTATCATATATCCTTGTCATTTACTTCAGAGGAGTGGAGCAGACTATATGAAAGTGGCAATATAGATGATCTTATAATGGATTTTTTGAAGCTCACTTTCCCAAATCACGACATAGATGAGTTACTTTTTTATGCTGAAGCTCATCTGCCTATAATCAAAGAAGAGCCATATATTCCTCGCCCAGAAGGGGCGCTAGAAAACAGAGTATTAAATAAAAAACATAAAAATGGTAAACCGCTAAAAAGAGAGCCTCATATTCATCTAATAGTCTCTTTTGAAAATATGAAATTTACTCATAGCGTAAAAACTGGTGGAGCCATATATGCAAAAGGTGCAGCCAAGCAACAAGTAAAAGCTATCATGGCTAAATCAGTAGAGAAATTTAAAAGAGTGGTTAATGACATCTTATCTAACAAGTATGGTCTAAATAATATAGAGCCTTTAGGTATGGATGAAGATAAACTAGAAAAGCAATATGAAAGCTTTAAAAGTGCAGCACAAAAGGTTAAGAAAGGCAAAGAAAAAGATACGCAAATGAAGATAGAAACAGATGTAGTTATCGAGCCAAAAGACAGCACAAAAGAGCAAAACATAAGTGTTGAAGAGCTGCTAGCTGATGCTAGAAATTCTACAGCTGATTATCTATTAAGAATGATAGAAGAAGATGAGAGTTTCAAAAAAGACTACTATGATAGAGCAAAGAGGCTTAATAAAGTGGATATAAGAGAATTTTTACCTATGATCAATGCAAAATTTAACATCACCGCAAAACCTGAAGTGGTAAATGACAAATATAAAGTAAGAGTAGATGGGTTTAAGGGAACTTATAATCTAACTGATCTAATGTGCAAGATAGTCTATAATGGCAGAAAAGGAGTGTTATTTCACGTAGTTAATGAGCTAGAGCAAATGCTTATAGAACTTCAAGCTAATAAAAATGAGCCAAAGATAACATTAAGTGTAAGTAGTGACTTTAACACGCCAAATAAAGACCCAAAAACTCAAGTGCTAAATAGCTGGGAAACGATACAAATAGAGCCATACAATCTAAAATCAATACTGAAAAACTATTCAGCTATATCAGTGGCAGGTTTCAAGAATAAAAATGAAGAAGCTGGTAATATTGATAGTATAACTCCTACTCTTATATATGATATAGATAACTCTAAATTTACTGCAAATGATGCTCAAAATTTACTACAAAGTAAAGGAATAAAAGGCTTCATATACCCAACCACCTATCAAACGCCAGGCACAAAAGTAGAGAAATTTAAACTCATCATACCCACAACAAAGGCTCCAAGCTTAAATGAATATGATGAATACATAAAGGAGATAACAATAGAGCTTGGGTTATATAACATAGTAAATAACCAGAGCCTATATCCTAGTAAATTTCACTACACTCCAGTGCCAGGATCTGAACTTGTAAGCATTAGTGGAAAAACTTTTGATAATACAAGAGCCATTGAAGATGCCAGCCTAAAAACAGACATTAATAATATGGATATTAGAGCCATATATGAAGATTTACAAAATCAAAGAAAATATGAGCTTAGCCATGAGCCAAAAGATACAAACTTGCGTATTAAAAGAGCAAGCTACCAAGCCATATCATCAAAGATTTCAATAAAAGAGCTAATAGAATACTTTGACGAGAGTGCTGTGCTTAAAGAATATAAAAATCATCAAATACTTTCTGGCAAGAGTGGCAGATACCTATACCTACCAGAAGAAAACACAGCCTACTCTTTTAACCAAAATAGACACTATACTCCATATATCTACATTAGAGATAAATTTTATGAAGCAGCCAGAAAGATAAAAACTAGATTTTATGATGATGATCTCATTAAAAAGCTAGGTATTACACAAAATGAATGTGGAGGCTTTGTAAAAGGTATTGATGGTCATCTAGATATAAATAGGTACTATTTGGTGTTTATCAGTAGAATGGAAAACTTTAAAAAATATCTATCAGATATAGTTCAAATTAACTACCAAGGCCTAATTTATAACATAAAAACCTATATGAAAGATTGGCAAGATATGCAAGGTTTTAATAAGCTAAAGGAGCGTTATAAAACAGATAAGATATATCTAACAGAGGATCATATATCATTTGGTTCACTAAAAATAACAAAGCAAGAGCTATACAATCAAGGACTTGATAAGGACTTTGGAGTGGAGCAATCAAAACAACAATCAAATGAGATAGAGAGCAAAGAGCAAAATGTAAAGTTAGGATATGATGGTTTGGGGAAGTAG
- a CDS encoding ATP-binding protein, translated as MYIKRAISDEIKEYMKSFPVLLISGARQVGKSTLALNLDIPNYITLDDINIYESARNDPKGFIEHCNKPIVIDEIQRVPILLLAIKEFVDKDRTNGQFILTGSANLKGFKDISDSLAGRIGIVELYPLSQKELSHSPENLIDILSSDIDHLVFRKYDNGGLSEKIINGGYPEITKISSEKSKYLWFSSYIRTYIESDAKEIGNIRNMDKFITMYRLCMLRSGNIFNKNELCLESGLDNKTFDSYFSVLEHTYQIQKLQPYFNNVLKRLIKTPKIFATDTGVLSHLLQISSAQELANSSYKGAIYETFVFDELLKANTSSKKRANIYYYRTSDQKEIDFILEISGKLIAIEVKSSKTISKDDFKHIYHLKENLQSKFDKGIVFYAGDTAMKLDEDMFALPFGFMG; from the coding sequence ATGTACATCAAACGAGCCATAAGCGACGAAATAAAAGAGTATATGAAAAGCTTTCCAGTGCTTTTGATAAGCGGAGCTAGGCAGGTTGGCAAATCAACCCTTGCTTTAAATTTAGATATACCAAATTACATAACACTTGATGATATAAATATCTATGAATCCGCAAGAAACGACCCCAAAGGCTTTATAGAGCACTGTAATAAGCCTATCGTGATAGATGAGATACAAAGAGTGCCTATACTGCTTTTAGCAATAAAAGAATTTGTAGATAAGGATAGAACAAACGGTCAGTTTATACTAACTGGCTCTGCAAATTTAAAAGGCTTTAAAGATATCTCAGACTCACTTGCTGGTAGGATAGGTATAGTAGAGCTATATCCGCTTTCTCAAAAAGAGTTAAGTCATAGTCCTGAAAATTTGATAGATATTTTAAGTAGCGATATAGACCATCTGGTGTTTAGAAAATATGACAACGGCGGCTTATCTGAAAAGATCATAAACGGCGGCTACCCGGAGATCACAAAGATAAGCTCTGAAAAATCAAAATATCTCTGGTTTAGCTCATATATAAGAACATATATAGAATCAGACGCCAAAGAGATAGGTAACATAAGAAATATGGATAAATTTATCACGATGTATCGTCTGTGTATGCTAAGAAGCGGCAACATCTTTAATAAAAATGAGCTATGTCTAGAGTCTGGGCTTGACAATAAGACATTTGATAGCTATTTTAGCGTGCTTGAGCATACCTATCAGATCCAAAAGCTTCAGCCGTATTTTAATAACGTTCTAAAAAGACTTATAAAAACTCCTAAAATTTTTGCCACTGACACAGGAGTGCTATCACATCTACTGCAAATTTCTTCAGCACAAGAGCTTGCAAATTCCTCATATAAAGGTGCCATATATGAGACGTTTGTATTTGATGAACTACTAAAGGCAAATACAAGTAGCAAAAAAAGAGCAAACATATACTACTATAGAACTAGCGATCAAAAAGAGATAGACTTTATCCTTGAGATATCAGGTAAGCTCATAGCCATAGAGGTCAAATCCTCAAAAACTATCAGCAAAGATGACTTTAAACATATCTACCACTTAAAAGAAAATTTACAAAGTAAATTTGATAAAGGCATAGTTTTTTATGCTGGAGATACGGCTATGAAGCTAGATGAAGATATGTTTGCTTTGCCGTTTGGTTTTATGGGGTGA